In the genome of Euwallacea fornicatus isolate EFF26 chromosome 21, ASM4011564v1, whole genome shotgun sequence, the window ttatcgaaaaaaatcatcctTTGGCGAACGATATCGAGGACAAGATTACGATTCTACAGCAGCGCATGGAGCTGCTGATCAACATTTGGAACCAAAGAAAGATAATATATGACACCAATTTGGATGTGCAGCAATTCAAGAGGGAAGCACAGACGTTGGAGAATTGGCTCGTGCTCAGGGAGGACATTTTGAGGGAGGGGAAGGTCGGAGAGAGTATCCCgcaggtaattttttactttcagcTCTATTTTAACCAGTTCGTAAGGATGAAAGACCATTCGCCAATTGAcaagaattttaatatactTTCTTGACAATTGGCGAGACACAGTGTAATCGTCGATGGTGAATTACGATTTCCTACTTAAATGTAGAAGATTTTCGATCATTATTTACTTTCCTTTTAGGTCGAGGAACTTATACGAAAACACCGCGATTTCGAAGAAACGGTCAAATCCCAGGAAGACAAATTCGAAGCTTTAAAGCGGCTGACGTTGCTCGAAGCCGCGTTTGCAGACCAACTTAAGCAAGAAGAGCTTGCCCGCAAGGCCGAAAAAGAGAGATTGGAACTGgagaaattggaaaaacgAAAGAGGCAAGAAATGGACCGTATTACGCAGATGCGGAAACAGGAATCTGGAGACCGATATTCGGAAATTCCTGGTAAGTCTCTTATTTCTCGTTAAATTGGTTCATTCATAAAGAGACATTTAAATAACCTTTTAGAAGAGCAACTAAATGGCCAAGCGGCGCATTTGGGGCCTCCTCCCTCCGGAGGATTCGGGTCACAACATATGGGTACGCCCTCCAATTCATCCCCCCTGATTTCCGCGGTTCGAGCCGCCTCTCCGCCGTCTACTGGAACTCCCATTGTAGTGAACTTGAGAAAAACTAATTCCGTTGCTCAAATGTTCGATAGAGACCGCCTAAGACGAGGCTCGGATAGTGCGGTCAAAAGGGCGGAGAGCATGAAAGTGGGCCCTGGGTCCAAACCGGTGAAAAGGACCCCCTCTTTTACTACGCGAAGAAAAGGGTCTTTTAAAGCAAAACATCCAGGTTAGTCCCATGAAACCAGTCATCGTAtggaactaaatttttttgttagatGTGGAGTTGCCACCTGTCGAAGCCGAAGGCTTCCTCGAGCGTAAACAAACCCTCCTCCCTGGCTCTAAGAGAGCTTCTAATCGAGCTTGGAAGCATTCCTATACAGTTTTATGTGGACAGCTTCTGTGCTTCTTCAAAAACAAGGACGATTTCGCGGCCAGTAAAGCGAACAGCGCCCCTCTCACGATCCACAATGCTTCGTGTTCTGTAGCCGAAGACTACCACAAGAGGAAGTTCACTTTCAGATTGATTATAGTCGACGGATCAGAAGTACTTTTCTCCTGTAATTCTGAAGTAGAGATGATGGACTGGGTCAATAAGATCAAGTTTAGGGCGCGGTTGCCCCCCAGCCAACAATTGCTGCATTTCGACGTCCCTAACAAGGTAATGGAGCAGAATATTGCGATTGTTATAAGCTAACATTTGTGCACAGGAGGTGAATGATGAAATGAGCTCGCAGTCCAGCAGAACCTCTAGCCCGGATGTCTCGGATAATGTGGTTTTGAGGCATGAGACGAATTCCAATAACGGGAGCGTCGGCTCGTCTCACTCGAGCAGGCACACATTGGGTGAGTCAATGAGCTGAAAACAATCCACTTCTTCAGTTAAACTGAGCCGAAAAATCGAAATCAGTACGATGGTTATCCGGCAGCCAATTTGACAAGAATTTTGTCGATATTTGTCGAAGATATGATGTAATATACATACACTCCACTTGCCAATTTACAACTACAAGTTTTATCTAGCATTCTCATGCCCTAATACACAATTAACTACTCATTATGTGTTTCTAACTCTtgatgataataataacataacAATCGGTCCAGCAGAAAGTCCTCCGCCACCCCTGCCCCGAACAGACCCACCAAATTATAACTCGAAGAGGTATAATATGTATGAGAACAGCGGAGGCCCCTATGGTTAGTTTTCAGCATGAAAGTAGCATCAGCAACTAACTCTTGCACTGTATTTCTGTCTTTATTACTGCACACTAACCCACTAGCATTCAATCTTCTTTTGCAGATAATTCTCTAATTCTGTAGTTTTTCAGcaaattcaaagaaaatatgtgatgtttttatttattttgtagacACTTATGCTGCAAGTTCCAGACCAGAGTCACAGCAAAGCTCCCCACCCAGACCAAACTCTGTGAGGGAACAGGATAAAATGACCCATCGCATTCGGGAAGCCCTGTTTGGTAAAAGGAAGAGGAGCTCCCAAATGCAGCAGTAGTTAGTTCTAATAGtggtataataattattttgtaggATGTGTTAAGTTGCGCAAGCTCTAAGTATTAAGTGAAACCATGTATTTGTAGCATTCTGTTTATATAAATGTAGTGTTTgtaaataagaatttattgaagataccaaatcaaattttatataatttctatatatttttattattgtcaaatAAACGCGTTTATTACCATTGCAACTCTTGGACTTCctgaataaaacaaaaataaatgaaccAAATAGGAAACACTTTTAATGAATATGTCAGgtcataacaaaaaaataacctATTGTATACAACTATCAACTaccattttcattattactGAAGCTAAAAGAGCATTTACTGGTTCTTGTAGTTCTCTATCTCAGCAGGCCTCTCAGGGTAATCATTGTAAAAGTCAAACACTCCTGTGGCCTTACCAAATATGATTGTTCCTACTAGTGTGGCTATCCCCAATGCTAGCTGGCCGTTATATTTGCGTTGTTGAGACGCATAGTTGGTCTGCCAGCTTCCCGAAGGATTTGGGAGATCATTATATGTACTTATGGGTGTATGATGAGCATGGCCATGGCCTGAGGAGTGTCTTAAGCCTCCTATTTAGAAGAGGAAGATATAGTTGTTTTTTGAACGTATGCAGCAATACTTGCTTGCAATATGATTCGGTCTTGCGAAGAAATACGACTTCTGCTCATAAATGCAAGGCAAGCAAAGGGGACATTcgtaaagaaaatgtgaaaatttacTATTTGAAATTATACGTACCTTGTCTGGCAACTAACTGGACGAACCGCTTTGAAacttgcattttatttaaagacttttgaattaaattacacCAAGAGAAAAGCACTACAGATTTGTTACGCAACCCTGGAGGCCCCAAAAATAAATGACTTATTTGACAGTGACTCACTGTCCACTATGCACAATAATGACAACCGAGTGACAACTTGTCAGTTCTACACTTGTAACAGGAAGGGATCTACTTTTCCTACACTAAACTTTTACTTTAACGATTGTTTTGACACTAATAAACTTGTCACCTTCTACCTCCGGTTTATAGGTTAAGGTTACctaatattacaatatttagaaaaatacacttttaaaactaaaaaaaaaacatgttaaacTTTTACAGAAACATATTTCAACACTCCAAAAGTCTAAAAAGGCTACCCCCCCTAAGGAGCTTCGTGTCAGCTACTATAGCCGAAGCGAAAAGCGTTAACAATGCAACAAACCCTGAAGAGGAGAAGGATAAAACGTCCTCAACTACACCGCCCAAATCAAATTGTATGGTAAAAACCGTGTTTGCTTCAATTCAGCTGCAGGACAAGGACGACCAAATCAACACCCCATTTACTGACAAAAAACTGGAAACAGCAACAACTGTTGACGAGTTGTTATCTATATCTGAGGGAAATGGTGTGTCTCGAAGACACGCTCTTAAAGTAATAATGCACTACTTAATAatcaatgtttaaatttcaacattgTGCTTTAGGTAGTTTCAATTTTGTCTGCATGGACTTCAAGTGATAAAATTGCTTTGAAGGAGTTTGAGCGGGACCCTAGATTTTTAAGactttgcaaaatattaactAAAGGGAGTATAGGGTCTAAGACAGCTAGGACTACTCCATCACCACCCTTAAAGAGTGACGATTTAACCACTGTGCTCAGTGTAACTGCTGATGATGAGGCTGCAAAGCTAGTTAGTAGTATTACACTGTCCCAGATGATTAAGGTAAGGaattttctatatatatatatatgcatatatatattctatatatatatatatggcaCGAACATTACAGACAAAAATACAACACACAACTAAAGGATTAAGTACAagtataatatgaaattgcAGGTTTTATCAACCCTTTCAATAAAACGAAGAAGATCCACTCTTCTTCTGCAGACACTAGCATTTAATATTGCCGGAAGTTCCGAACAAATGAACATTAAGGAATGTGCAGATTTACTTTATAGCATctcatgtttaaattttttcgatgaaaatttgtttgccaAATCTGCAAATAATGTAATAAGCGCACTTCAAGGTACCAATATTACAAAGAGTGCAGTAATTGGTTCAATCATCACGAGTGTTGGGCTGCTAAAGTACAAAAATCCGGGTATTTGATGTTTAAATATCTCAACTattgataaaattatgtaattttcagATCTTCTGGATGCCATTAGTGATTGGGTTGTAAAAAATCATACAATTTGCCGGCCTCAAGACATTTTTAGCCTCTTCATGACCCTAGCAGTGTTGAATTATATACCTTCCAATTCAAAGCATATGTTTAAAGTAggtttttattctcttttttaCCCAGTATcataaagaatattttccaGGTTTTACTGCCTCAATTAACCCCTGCTGAAGCTGGCAGACCCGGAATTTGGTTAGAAATTGTGTGGTCTTTAGTGCTGTTAAATCAAGCCACTTGTGAGCAATTAAAATCGGTGCTTCATGAAGAATTTATCAACAAACTTAAAGGTTTGTTAATAAAGTAATATCTATCAAccataatttcattaataactttacAGAGCAGAAAGGACTTAATACTTCGGCTATATTGAAACTTTTAAACATTGATGGAGCTGCGCATTATTTGATCCAAAATTATAAGGGTCCCAAAATAGCCACAGATCAATATATACGAAAAACTAGCTTTCCTATGGGGAAAGAAAAGGAATTGATGGTCAATTCCGTTATTGACGCATTAAAAAGTCTAATTCCTGATAGTTACTTTAGAAGTCGAGTCAATACTGGTTTGGGGTTTTATATTGGTATTGAAAACTAATTAGACATGTCTGgtaaaatttctttgacaAAAACGATTTCTAGATGCCGAATGTGCTTTGGATAAATCATGCAACCCGTTACCTTTAAAATCTACAGGAAATgccgaaataattaagtaagTTTCTGCATCATTTTACAGAGTTTGCTGTAAGTATTTCATTTAGGGTAGCCATGTTAACCTACGACTACCATGACATCTGTAAAGGCAAGTCTGACCTCACCGGAATTAACGTCTTTTGCCAACGACTGCTGACCGCTATGGGCTATAGAGTGGTATCAATTCCCTTCACGGACTTTCGAGTGACTGACAAAATTGTGAATAAAGTACAGTATTTGGAAAACCAGCTGAAACAGGCAGTCTCGCGGCAGTAACATGGCGAATCTACAGAgatatttatattgttttgttgAAAGTAATAATGTGAGAACAATTCTTGTATTAAaagattgtttaaaaaattatgtagatattttaaatcgtgtttatattaaaaatgtataaaaccCGGTAATCGCCTATAAGAAAACAATCTAAATTCCAATTACTATCATTCTCTGGCATTAAtgtcttctttttctttgacTTCCCTGAGCAAATGCAATAGTTTTTGGTACATGAATGAAAACCTAGAAGTTTGCACTTACACAAAAACTCATTTAATCCTTAAAAACTGCACGCACTTATTCTGAGGTTTACAAATCCCCAAATGATCCTGCGGAATCTCAAAGTACTCTCCGATTCCAGGATTTCCGGACTTTGGTTCAACAAGCAAGACATTGAACTTCATTGCCGTCACCACTGTCGACTTTGTCTCGACAAAAGTCAAAACCTTCATGGGTATTTGCTGCACTACTCTCAAAAAGTCTTCATGAATTGATTTTAACTGAGGAGAGTCTGCAatagaatttaaaagaaaacggCACTGAATTTCTCGATGAAACGTACTTTCTCTCAATTCCTGTACCTCAACTGAAGGCCACAGTACTAGAGACACTGCTTGATTTAAATTAGCCATTTTAGAGCCGTAGTGAGGGGTGCTATAAAATACTACGGCTTTAGTTTGTAAGCAGATGTTTCTCAGTGCTGAGTCATTACTATGAAAAGCTGGAATGCTGACATATGATAAATCACAATCAGGAGAATGCAGCTGTAAAAATACCTTTGCAAAGTATATTTTTAGCTATCAACCCACCCATTGAGTGGGTGATCCAGACAATGGGTCTTTTACCGATATCACAGTCTATGAGTTTGCGTGCCATTAAATCGCTCCGTTCGTTTAAagtcaatttcttttttactgaGGGACACAATGGAGCCCACATTGACAAACTCGTATTGTAATTGATTCCTATTACGCGAATGTTTTTGCAGTCTTGGGCTGGAATAATAATTCTCTTGTAACATATTTGCACTACAATCAACTTTGTCAATATATTATACCTAGCCAATCTTTAGGCCAGCAATAAGTATAAGAACCATCATCTGTCAAatcattatcaaaatttagctTATCTCCTGGACGCGTAAAAGGACCTGTGCAATCCATGTTGGCATTCAAAGGAAGATCACTACAGACAATCTCATATTcatcagttaaaattttatctttgatATCTTGTAAATATTTCCTAGTAGTTTTTCTTTCAGTATCTAAATTCTTAGCTGTAAAAGCTAGAATTTCCAGCTATAAATCGGCCTTACccaatttctttcttttgtttATAACTCCCATCTCTGTTTGGTTTTCATTCCTTTGTCTCCAAGTGAAAAATACCCCTCCTAATAAACCGTGTACGAAAATAACGTCCACGTCCTGGGGCCTTTTGGTTCGGTTTATTGGGtgtaaaatgtataaattgcTTGGATATTGAGCCGCGTTATCATCGTCTAAATTGGCCAAAGCTTTGGCAGCTGGGACTGATATACGAATATCCTCATGGTTGGTCCATGAGGATAAAACACCAATCCAGCCTTAAATCTCAGATTACGTTTtttgcttctgataaagctTCAAAGCTTACCAGACTTACAAAAAGGCTCCAGTAAATTCTTATTATAGCTCATATAAGATAAAATTTGGCACAGTTTTACTATCACATTAACATTATCAGGATATCTTTTGTAGATTTCCATGAGCAATGGCAATCCATTTAAATCAGCAATATCTGTTGAATATTGCTCAACACTACAATGATGTAACAATGATTCTAAACACATTGGCAACACTTCTTTTTCTGTTTGAATAAAGTTGCTTAATTCTAAAGCTGAAGAATCATTATCTACTATATGACCACTGTCCTACAAAACCCCTTTAGCTGCCATAAATCTCAAGTccatatttcaaaactcacATGTTCATATACAAAAacttttgacaaaaaataGCCCATGCATTTATgctgtgacttctcaaagatgcTAATCAAAAAGTCCCTCATTGCATT includes:
- the LOC136345942 gene encoding FAST kinase domain-containing protein 4, giving the protein MLNFYRNIFQHSKSLKRLPPLRSFVSATIAEAKSVNNATNPEEEKDKTSSTTPPKSNCMVKTVFASIQLQDKDDQINTPFTDKKLETATTVDELLSISEGNGVSRRHALKVVSILSAWTSSDKIALKEFERDPRFLRLCKILTKGSIGSKTARTTPSPPLKSDDLTTVLSVTADDEAAKLVSSITLSQMIKVLSTLSIKRRRSTLLLQTLAFNIAGSSEQMNIKECADLLYSISCLNFFDENLFAKSANNVISALQGTNITKSAVIGSIITSVGLLKYKNPDLLDAISDWVVKNHTICRPQDIFSLFMTLAVLNYIPSNSKHMFKVLLPQLTPAEAGRPGIWLEIVWSLVLLNQATCEQLKSVLHEEFINKLKEQKGLNTSAILKLLNIDGAAHYLIQNYKGPKIATDQYIRKTSFPMGKEKELMVNSVIDALKSLIPDSYFRSRVNTGLGFYIDAECALDKSCNPLPLKSTGNAEIIKVAMLTYDYHDICKGKSDLTGINVFCQRLLTAMGYRVVSIPFTDFRVTDKIVNKVQYLENQLKQAVSRQ
- the LOC136345941 gene encoding protein SERAC1 isoform X1, with the protein product MFLHSLWKDNKSLIKYLSVAVVGTSTAWLYYQINRTRENFENSLDISVLQNLDHYISREETLEEEIIEIYPNFEYKKNGLLQWFLNHLKFAYARRLLAVTKDSDQYFRTKAVNSLAHMHYLNNWHFALIANMIDPRTAVALARTPNADRRLFLDPPFRYHNYNKDQLINAMRDFLISIFEKSQHKCMGYFLSKVFVYEHDSGHIVDNDSSALELSNFIQTEKEVLPMCLESLLHHCSVEQYSTDIADLNGLPLLMEIYKRYPDNVNVIVKLCQILSYMSYNKNLLEPFCKSGWIGVLSSWTNHEDIRISVPAAKALANLDDDNAAQYPSNLYILHPINRTKRPQDVDVIFVHGLLGGVFFTWRQRNENQTEMGVINKRKKLDTERKTTRKYLQDIKDKILTDEYEIVCSDLPLNANMDCTGPFTRPGDKLNFDNDLTDDGSYTYCWPKDWLAQDCKNIRVIGINYNTSLSMWAPLCPSVKKKLTLNERSDLMARKLIDCDIGKRPIVWITHSMGGLIAKNILCKAFHSNDSALRNICLQTKAVVFYSTPHYGSKMANLNQAVSLVLWPSVEVQELRENSPQLKSIHEDFLRVVQQIPMKVLTFVETKSTVVTAMKFNVLLVEPKSGNPGIGEYFEIPQDHLGICKPQNKFSFMYQKLLHLLREVKEKEDINARE
- the LOC136345941 gene encoding protein SERAC1 isoform X2 — its product is MFLHSLWKDNKSLIKYLSVAVVGTSTAWLYYQINRTRENFENSLDISVLQNLDHYISREETLEEEIIEIYPNFEYKKNGLLQWFLNHLKFAYARRLLAVTKDSDQYFRYHNYNKDQLINAMRDFLISIFEKSQHKCMGYFLSKVFVYEHDSGHIVDNDSSALELSNFIQTEKEVLPMCLESLLHHCSVEQYSTDIADLNGLPLLMEIYKRYPDNVNVIVKLCQILSYMSYNKNLLEPFCKSGWIGVLSSWTNHEDIRISVPAAKALANLDDDNAAQYPSNLYILHPINRTKRPQDVDVIFVHGLLGGVFFTWRQRNENQTEMGVINKRKKLDTERKTTRKYLQDIKDKILTDEYEIVCSDLPLNANMDCTGPFTRPGDKLNFDNDLTDDGSYTYCWPKDWLAQDCKNIRVIGINYNTSLSMWAPLCPSVKKKLTLNERSDLMARKLIDCDIGKRPIVWITHSMGGLIAKNILCKAFHSNDSALRNICLQTKAVVFYSTPHYGSKMANLNQAVSLVLWPSVEVQELRENSPQLKSIHEDFLRVVQQIPMKVLTFVETKSTVVTAMKFNVLLVEPKSGNPGIGEYFEIPQDHLGICKPQNKFSFMYQKLLHLLREVKEKEDINARE